A region from the Mycolicibacterium litorale genome encodes:
- the sepIVA gene encoding cell division protein SepIVA produces the protein MYRVFEALDELGAIVEEARGVPMTAGCVVPRGDVLELIDDIKDAIPGELDDAQDVLDARDSMLRDAKEHSESMVSNARAEAESMVNHARAEADRLLADAKAQADRMVGEARQHSERMVGEAREEASRVMATAKREYDASTGRAKSEADRLIESGNLAYEKAVQEGIKEQQRLVSQTEIVSTATAEATRLIDAAHAEADRLRGECDIYVDSKLAEFEDFLNGTLRSVGRGRHQLRTAAGTHDYAAR, from the coding sequence GTGTACCGAGTTTTTGAAGCGCTCGACGAACTGGGCGCGATCGTCGAAGAAGCGCGCGGCGTGCCGATGACGGCCGGCTGCGTCGTCCCTCGTGGCGACGTCCTCGAGCTGATCGATGACATCAAGGACGCGATCCCGGGCGAGCTCGACGACGCCCAGGATGTGCTCGACGCCCGCGACTCCATGCTGCGGGACGCCAAGGAGCATTCGGAGTCCATGGTGTCGAATGCGCGCGCCGAGGCCGAATCGATGGTCAACCACGCCCGCGCCGAGGCGGACCGGCTGCTGGCCGATGCCAAGGCCCAAGCCGACCGCATGGTCGGCGAGGCCCGTCAGCACAGCGAACGCATGGTCGGTGAGGCCCGCGAGGAGGCGTCCCGCGTCATGGCGACGGCGAAACGCGAATACGACGCCAGCACGGGGCGGGCCAAGTCCGAGGCCGATCGGTTGATCGAGAGCGGCAACCTGGCCTACGAGAAGGCCGTCCAGGAGGGCATCAAGGAGCAGCAGCGCCTGGTGTCGCAGACCGAGATCGTCTCGACCGCGACCGCCGAGGCGACCCGGCTGATCGACGCCGCACACGCCGAGGCCGACCGGCTGCGCGGCGAATGCGACATCTACGTCGACAGCAAACTCGCCGAGTTCGAGGACTTCCTGAACGGCACCCTGCGTTCCGTGGGTCGCGGTCGTCACCAGCTACGCACCGCCGCCGGCACGCACGACTACGCGGCCCGCTGA
- the mutM gene encoding bifunctional DNA-formamidopyrimidine glycosylase/DNA-(apurinic or apyrimidinic site) lyase, with amino-acid sequence MPELPEVEVVRRGLDAHVTGKAIAAVRVHHLRAVRRHEAGPADLTARLLGARITGTGRRGKYLWLTLEEGDEPLARRAESSVALVVHLGMSGQMLLGPIPKEDHLRIAALLDDGTALSFVDQRTFGGWLLADMVTVDGTDVPMPVAHVARDPLDPLFDRDAVVKVLRGKHSEIKRQLLDQTVVSGIGNIYADEALWRAKVNGARIASSLTRPKLAELLDAAAEVMTEALGQGGTSFDSLYVNVNGESGYFDRSLDAYGREGEPCRRCGAIMRREKFMNRSSFYCPRCQPRPRVRRT; translated from the coding sequence ATGCCTGAGCTACCCGAGGTCGAGGTCGTCCGCCGCGGCCTGGACGCCCATGTCACCGGCAAGGCGATCGCCGCGGTGCGGGTGCACCATCTGCGGGCGGTGCGCCGCCACGAGGCGGGACCCGCGGATCTGACGGCGCGGCTGCTGGGCGCGCGGATCACCGGGACCGGCAGGCGCGGCAAGTACCTGTGGCTGACCCTCGAGGAGGGTGATGAGCCGCTTGCGCGAAGAGCAGAAAGCAGTGTCGCGCTGGTGGTGCACCTCGGGATGAGCGGGCAGATGCTGCTCGGACCCATCCCGAAGGAGGACCACCTGCGCATCGCGGCGCTGCTCGACGACGGGACGGCCCTGAGTTTCGTCGATCAGCGGACCTTCGGCGGCTGGTTGCTCGCCGACATGGTCACCGTCGACGGAACCGACGTCCCGATGCCCGTCGCGCATGTGGCGCGCGATCCGCTCGACCCGCTGTTCGACCGCGATGCCGTGGTGAAGGTGTTGCGCGGCAAGCACTCTGAGATCAAACGCCAGCTACTCGACCAGACGGTGGTGTCGGGTATCGGCAACATCTACGCCGACGAGGCGCTGTGGCGGGCGAAGGTCAACGGCGCCCGGATCGCGTCGTCGCTGACCCGGCCGAAGCTGGCTGAACTGCTCGACGCGGCCGCGGAGGTGATGACCGAGGCGCTGGGGCAGGGCGGCACGTCGTTCGATTCGCTCTACGTCAACGTCAACGGCGAATCCGGATACTTCGACCGGTCGCTGGATGCCTACGGCCGCGAGGGTGAGCCGTGCCGGCGCTGCGGGGCGATCATGCGCCGGGAGAAATTCATGAACCGGTCGTCGTTCTACTGTCCGCGCTGTCAGCCCCGGCCGCGCGTCCGGCGCACCTGA
- the rnc gene encoding ribonuclease III, with protein MTVDRSPLLAALGVDLPDELLTVALTHRSYSYENGGLPTNERLEFLGDAVLGLTITEELFRRHPERSEGDLAKLRASIVNTHALADVGRKLSDDGLGAYLLLGKGEENSGGADKSSILADGVESLLGAIYVEHGITVAREVILRLFAGLLDTAPTLGAGLDWKSSLQELTAARGLGAPHYVVTSTGPDHDKVFTASVLVTDIEYGTGVGRTKKEAELKAAAAAWTALDSSAPDES; from the coding sequence GTGACGGTGGACCGTTCGCCGCTGCTGGCGGCGCTCGGAGTCGATCTGCCCGACGAACTGCTCACCGTCGCCCTCACGCACCGCAGCTATTCGTACGAGAACGGCGGCCTACCCACCAATGAGCGGCTCGAGTTCCTCGGCGATGCGGTGCTCGGGCTGACGATCACCGAGGAACTCTTCCGCCGCCACCCCGAGCGCTCCGAAGGCGATCTGGCCAAACTGCGGGCGAGCATCGTCAACACCCACGCACTCGCCGACGTGGGACGCAAACTGTCCGACGACGGACTCGGCGCCTACCTGCTGCTGGGCAAGGGCGAGGAGAACTCCGGCGGAGCCGACAAGTCGAGCATCCTCGCCGACGGTGTCGAATCCCTGCTCGGCGCCATCTATGTCGAACACGGCATCACCGTCGCGCGGGAGGTGATCCTGCGCCTGTTCGCCGGGCTGCTCGACACCGCACCCACGCTGGGCGCCGGGCTGGACTGGAAGAGCAGCCTGCAGGAACTCACCGCGGCGCGCGGACTCGGCGCACCGCACTACGTGGTCACCTCGACCGGACCCGACCACGACAAGGTGTTCACCGCCTCGGTGCTCGTCACCGACATCGAGTACGGCACGGGCGTCGGCCGCACCAAGAAGGAAGCCGAACTCAAGGCGGCGGCCGCGGCATGGACGGCGCTGGACAGTTCGGCGCCGGACGAGTCGTAG
- a CDS encoding OsmC family protein — protein sequence MTDLWVERTGVRRYTGRSSRGAEVLVGSEDVEGVFTPGELMKIALAACSGMSSDQPLRRRLGDDYPATIRVSGPADRDQERYPLLEESLEVDLSGLSDDEVARLLTVVERAIDQVCTVGRTLKSGTEVTFEINDVGRV from the coding sequence ATGACGGATCTGTGGGTGGAGCGCACCGGCGTGCGCCGCTATACCGGGCGCAGTTCGCGCGGCGCCGAGGTGCTGGTCGGCTCGGAGGATGTCGAGGGCGTGTTCACCCCCGGCGAGCTGATGAAGATCGCGCTGGCCGCCTGCAGCGGGATGAGCAGCGACCAGCCGCTGCGCCGCCGGCTCGGCGACGACTATCCCGCGACGATCCGCGTCTCGGGCCCCGCCGACCGCGACCAGGAGCGCTACCCGCTGCTCGAGGAGTCACTCGAGGTCGACCTGTCGGGGCTGTCGGACGACGAGGTGGCGCGCCTGCTGACCGTCGTCGAACGCGCCATCGACCAGGTCTGCACCGTCGGGCGCACGCTCAAATCGGGCACCGAGGTGACGTTCGAGATCAACGATGTCGGACGCGTCTGA
- a CDS encoding YceD family protein gives MSTHRAARSPLVLDISRLARRPGSMMTFQETVPSPSRIGLDLIGIPEGAPLTLDLQIQSVSEGALVTGTVSAPTSGECARCLTPLTGDVEIELTELYAYPDSTTDATTEEDEVSRVGATGVPDTVDLEQPIIDAVGLALPFAPLCGPDCAGLCAECGVALATAEPGHHHETIDPRWAKLSGLLERDEK, from the coding sequence ATGTCCACGCACAGGGCAGCACGATCGCCGCTCGTGCTCGATATCTCGCGATTGGCCCGGCGACCTGGCTCGATGATGACGTTCCAGGAGACCGTTCCCAGTCCCTCCCGGATCGGTCTCGACCTGATCGGCATCCCGGAGGGCGCCCCGCTGACGCTCGACCTCCAGATCCAGTCGGTGTCCGAAGGCGCGCTGGTGACCGGCACGGTGTCGGCGCCGACGAGCGGCGAGTGTGCTCGCTGCCTGACGCCGCTGACCGGTGACGTCGAGATCGAGCTGACCGAGTTGTACGCCTATCCCGACAGCACCACCGACGCCACCACCGAGGAGGACGAGGTGAGCCGCGTCGGTGCGACCGGTGTCCCGGACACGGTCGACCTCGAGCAACCGATCATCGACGCGGTCGGTCTGGCGCTGCCGTTCGCACCGCTGTGCGGACCGGACTGCGCGGGGTTGTGCGCGGAGTGCGGCGTCGCGCTGGCCACCGCAGAGCCCGGCCACCACCACGAGACGATCGACCCGCGCTGGGCGAAGCTCAGCGGACTGCTGGAACGAGACGAGAAGTGA
- the rsmD gene encoding 16S rRNA (guanine(966)-N(2))-methyltransferase RsmD → MTRIIAGAFGGRRIAVPPKGTRPTADRVREALFSVLAARLDFDGLVVLDLYAGSGALGLEALSRGAARAVFVEHHQRAAGVLARNITELGVGAAAEVRRATVATVLAGGTDHPVDLVFADPPYDVPDSAVEAMLTALEVGGWAAAGTVAVIERRASGTDLRWPPGWSSWPPRRYGDTRLDMAEYHGGDG, encoded by the coding sequence CTGACCCGGATCATCGCCGGAGCGTTCGGCGGGCGGCGGATCGCCGTGCCTCCCAAGGGAACCCGTCCGACCGCCGACCGGGTACGCGAAGCGCTGTTCAGCGTGCTCGCGGCCCGGTTGGACTTCGACGGGCTGGTGGTCCTCGACCTCTACGCCGGCTCGGGCGCCCTGGGGCTGGAGGCGCTTTCGCGCGGCGCGGCGCGGGCGGTGTTCGTCGAACACCACCAGCGCGCGGCCGGTGTGCTGGCCCGCAACATCACCGAGCTCGGCGTCGGTGCCGCGGCGGAGGTGCGGCGCGCCACGGTGGCGACCGTCCTGGCGGGCGGCACGGACCATCCGGTGGACCTGGTGTTCGCCGACCCGCCCTACGACGTCCCGGACAGCGCGGTCGAGGCGATGCTCACGGCGCTCGAGGTGGGTGGATGGGCCGCTGCGGGGACGGTCGCCGTGATCGAACGGCGCGCGTCGGGAACGGATCTGCGCTGGCCGCCGGGATGGTCGTCGTGGCCGCCGCGGCGCTACGGCGACACCCGCCTGGACATGGCCGAATACCACGGTGGCGACGGGTAG
- a CDS encoding hemerythrin domain-containing protein, translating to MVETFVQSTDDVVRFLKDQHNLIKDMFEEVFSASSDEAREKAFTELRQLLAVHETAEEMVVHPRARQEIDAGDEVVDARLAEEHDAKEQLSKLEGMDFGSPEFLTELASFRDAVVEHADAEEREEFDKLQRELDADDLKRLASAVRAAEAIAPTRPHPGVESAKLNFAVGPFASMIDRARDVIGAALR from the coding sequence ATGGTTGAAACGTTCGTTCAGTCGACCGACGACGTCGTCCGGTTCCTCAAAGACCAGCACAACCTGATCAAGGACATGTTCGAGGAGGTGTTCTCGGCGTCCTCGGACGAGGCGCGGGAGAAGGCGTTCACCGAACTGCGTCAGCTCCTGGCCGTACACGAGACCGCCGAGGAGATGGTGGTCCACCCGAGGGCGCGGCAGGAGATCGACGCGGGGGACGAGGTCGTCGACGCCCGGCTGGCAGAAGAGCACGACGCCAAGGAGCAGCTGTCGAAGCTGGAGGGGATGGACTTCGGTTCCCCGGAGTTCCTCACCGAGCTGGCCTCGTTCCGGGACGCCGTCGTCGAACACGCCGATGCCGAAGAGCGCGAGGAGTTCGACAAGCTGCAGCGCGAACTCGACGCCGACGACCTCAAACGCCTCGCCTCGGCCGTGCGGGCAGCGGAGGCGATCGCACCGACGCGTCCGCACCCGGGCGTGGAGTCGGCGAAGCTGAACTTCGCCGTCGGCCCGTTCGCGTCGATGATCGACCGGGCCAGGGACGTCATCGGGGCGGCACTGCGCTGA
- a CDS encoding pyruvate carboxylase has product MITKVLVANRGEIAIRAFRAAYEMGIATVAVYPYEDRNSLHRLKADESYQIGETGHPVRAYLSVDEIIRVAQHAGADAVYPGYGFLSENPELAAACAQAGITFIGPRAELLELTGNKSRAIEAARAAGLPVLRSSAPSSSVDDLVAAAGDMEFPVFVKAVSGGGGRGMRRVTEPDALPEAIEAASREAESAFGDPMVYLEQAVVNPRHIEVQILADRQGDVMHLFERDCSVQRRHQKVIELAPAPNLDPELRERICADAVAFARQIGYSYAGTVEFLLDERGNHVFIEMNPRIQVEHTVTEEITDVDLVASQMRIADGETLADLGLSQDSLRIRGAAMQCRITTEDPANGFRPDTGRITGYRSPGGAGIRLDGGTVLGAEISAHFDSMLVKLTCRGRDFSTAVARARRALAEFRVRGVSTNIPFLQAVVNDPDFRAGRVTTSFIDERPYLLTARTPADRGTKILNYLADVTVNQPHGPRPSTVYPQDKLPPLDQAAPPPAGSKQKLIELGPEGFARWMRDTPAVGVTDTTFRDAHQSLLATRIRTTGLLMVAPHIARMTPQLLSLECWGGATYDVALRFLKEDPWERLAALREAVPNICLQMLLRGRNTVGYTPYPETVTTAFVEEATATGIDIYRIFDALNNVDSMRPAIDAVRATGTAVAEVAMSYTGDLSDPGESLYTLDYYLRLAEQIVEAGAHVLAIKDMAGLLRPQAATALVSALRSRFDLPVHVHTHDTPGGQLATYLAAWQAGASAVDGAAAPLAGTTSQPALSSIVAATAHTEYDTGLSLEAVCDLEPYWEALRKVYAPFESGLPAPTGRVYRHEIPGGQLSNLRQQAIALGLGDRFEEIEEAYAAADRILGRLVKVTPSSKVVGDLALALVGAGITAQEFAEDPARFDIPDSVIGFLRGELGDPPGGWPEPLRTKALAGRAPARVVEDLSAEDEAVLAQPGAKRQAALNRLLFPGPTKEFEAHRETYGDTSRLSANQFFYGLRRGDEHRVELERGVELLIGLEAVSEPDERGMRTVMCILNGQLRPVLVRDHSVASDVPTAEKADRTNPDHVAAPFAGVVTVGVSAGDTVEAGQTIATIEAMKMEAAITAPKAGTVDRVAVSATAQVEGGDLLVVVS; this is encoded by the coding sequence GTGATCACCAAGGTCCTGGTCGCCAATCGCGGCGAGATCGCGATTCGGGCGTTCCGCGCCGCGTACGAGATGGGTATCGCCACGGTCGCGGTGTACCCGTACGAAGACCGCAATTCGCTGCACCGGCTCAAGGCGGACGAGTCCTATCAGATCGGCGAGACGGGCCATCCGGTCCGCGCCTATCTGTCGGTCGACGAGATCATCCGCGTGGCCCAGCACGCGGGCGCCGACGCGGTGTACCCCGGCTACGGATTCCTCTCGGAGAACCCCGAACTGGCCGCCGCGTGCGCGCAGGCCGGTATCACGTTCATCGGCCCGCGCGCCGAACTGCTGGAGTTGACCGGCAACAAGTCGCGGGCCATCGAGGCCGCACGCGCCGCGGGCCTGCCGGTGCTGCGATCCTCGGCGCCGTCGTCGTCGGTCGACGACCTCGTCGCCGCCGCCGGCGACATGGAGTTCCCGGTGTTCGTCAAGGCGGTGTCCGGCGGTGGGGGCCGTGGGATGCGGCGGGTCACCGAACCCGATGCGCTGCCCGAGGCGATCGAGGCGGCCAGCCGCGAGGCCGAGTCGGCGTTCGGCGATCCGATGGTGTACCTGGAGCAGGCGGTGGTCAATCCCCGCCACATCGAGGTCCAGATCCTCGCCGACCGCCAGGGTGACGTGATGCACCTGTTCGAGCGGGACTGCAGTGTGCAGCGGCGCCACCAGAAGGTCATCGAGCTGGCGCCGGCACCGAACCTCGACCCCGAACTGCGCGAACGCATCTGCGCCGACGCCGTGGCCTTCGCCCGCCAGATCGGCTACAGCTACGCGGGCACGGTCGAGTTCCTGCTCGACGAGCGCGGCAACCACGTGTTCATCGAGATGAACCCCCGCATCCAGGTCGAACACACGGTGACCGAGGAGATCACCGACGTGGACCTGGTGGCCTCGCAGATGCGGATCGCCGACGGGGAGACCCTGGCCGACCTCGGTCTGAGCCAGGACAGCCTGCGCATCCGCGGCGCGGCCATGCAGTGCCGGATCACCACCGAGGATCCGGCCAACGGTTTCCGCCCCGACACGGGGCGCATCACCGGTTACCGCTCGCCGGGCGGCGCGGGCATCCGACTCGACGGCGGCACCGTCCTGGGTGCGGAGATCAGCGCGCACTTCGACTCCATGCTGGTCAAGCTGACCTGCCGGGGCCGTGACTTCTCCACCGCGGTCGCCCGCGCGCGGCGTGCGCTCGCCGAGTTCCGGGTGCGCGGTGTGTCGACGAACATCCCGTTTCTGCAGGCCGTGGTCAACGACCCGGATTTCCGCGCGGGGCGGGTCACCACGTCGTTCATCGACGAGCGCCCCTATCTGCTGACCGCGCGCACACCCGCCGACCGCGGCACCAAGATCCTCAACTACCTGGCCGACGTCACGGTGAACCAACCGCACGGTCCGCGCCCGTCGACGGTGTACCCGCAGGACAAGCTGCCGCCGCTCGACCAGGCCGCCCCGCCTCCGGCAGGCAGCAAGCAGAAGCTGATCGAGTTGGGACCGGAGGGTTTCGCCCGCTGGATGCGTGACACCCCGGCGGTCGGGGTGACCGATACGACGTTCCGGGATGCGCACCAGTCGCTGCTGGCCACCCGGATCCGCACGACCGGCCTGCTGATGGTGGCGCCGCACATCGCGCGGATGACGCCGCAACTGCTGTCGCTGGAGTGCTGGGGCGGGGCGACTTACGATGTGGCGCTGCGGTTCCTGAAGGAGGATCCGTGGGAGCGGCTGGCGGCCCTGCGCGAGGCGGTGCCCAACATCTGTCTGCAGATGCTGCTGCGCGGCCGGAACACAGTGGGTTACACGCCGTATCCGGAGACGGTCACCACCGCGTTCGTCGAGGAGGCCACGGCGACCGGGATCGACATCTACCGCATCTTCGACGCGCTCAACAACGTCGATTCGATGCGTCCGGCCATCGACGCGGTGCGCGCCACCGGGACGGCCGTCGCGGAGGTCGCGATGTCCTACACCGGCGACCTCTCCGATCCGGGGGAGTCGCTCTACACGCTGGACTACTACCTGCGGCTGGCCGAGCAGATCGTCGAGGCCGGCGCGCATGTGCTGGCGATCAAGGACATGGCCGGGCTGCTGCGCCCCCAGGCCGCCACGGCGCTGGTCTCGGCGTTGCGTTCGCGTTTCGATCTGCCGGTGCACGTGCACACCCACGACACCCCCGGCGGACAGCTGGCCACGTATCTGGCGGCGTGGCAGGCAGGGGCGTCGGCGGTCGACGGCGCCGCGGCCCCGCTGGCGGGCACCACCAGCCAGCCGGCGCTCAGTTCGATCGTCGCCGCGACGGCGCACACCGAGTACGACACGGGACTTTCGCTGGAAGCGGTGTGCGATCTCGAGCCGTACTGGGAAGCGTTGCGAAAGGTGTACGCGCCCTTCGAGTCTGGGCTGCCCGCGCCGACGGGGCGGGTCTACCGGCACGAGATCCCCGGCGGGCAGCTGAGCAATCTGCGCCAGCAGGCGATCGCGCTCGGACTGGGTGACCGGTTCGAGGAGATCGAGGAGGCCTACGCGGCCGCCGACCGCATCCTTGGCCGGCTGGTGAAGGTGACGCCGTCGAGCAAGGTGGTCGGCGATCTCGCGCTGGCGCTGGTCGGTGCCGGGATCACCGCGCAGGAGTTCGCCGAGGATCCCGCCCGGTTCGACATCCCCGACAGCGTGATCGGTTTCCTGCGCGGTGAACTCGGCGATCCGCCGGGCGGCTGGCCGGAACCGTTGCGCACCAAGGCATTGGCGGGGCGCGCGCCGGCCAGAGTCGTCGAGGATCTGTCGGCCGAGGACGAGGCGGTGCTGGCCCAGCCGGGGGCGAAGCGGCAGGCCGCGCTGAACCGGTTGCTGTTCCCGGGACCCACCAAGGAATTCGAGGCCCACCGCGAAACCTACGGTGACACATCGCGATTGAGCGCGAACCAGTTCTTCTACGGGCTGCGGCGAGGCGACGAGCACCGGGTCGAACTCGAACGCGGCGTCGAACTGCTCATCGGGCTGGAAGCGGTCTCCGAACCGGACGAACGCGGGATGCGCACGGTGATGTGCATCCTCAACGGCCAGCTCCGCCCGGTGCTGGTGCGCGATCACAGCGTGGCCAGCGACGTGCCGACGGCGGAGAAGGCCGATCGCACCAACCCCGACCACGTCGCCGCCCCGTTCGCTGGAGTGGTGACCGTCGGCGTCAGCGCCGGTGACACCGTGGAGGCCGGGCAGACCATCGCCACGATCGAGGCGATGAAGATGGAGGCCGCGATCACCGCACCCAAGGCCGGCACGGTCGACCGTGTCGCGGTCTCGGCCACCGCCCAGGTGGAGGGCGGCGACCTGCTGGTGGTCGTCAGCTGA
- a CDS encoding acylphosphatase — MSDASEVRLTAWVHGHVQGVGFRWWTRSRALELGLSGFAANKPDGRVQVVAQGPRETCERLLALLEGGDTPGRVDKVIADWSDARERITGFDER; from the coding sequence ATGTCGGACGCGTCTGAGGTCCGGCTGACCGCCTGGGTCCACGGCCACGTCCAGGGCGTCGGTTTCCGCTGGTGGACACGTTCGCGTGCGCTGGAACTGGGACTGAGCGGGTTCGCCGCGAACAAACCCGACGGGCGTGTGCAGGTCGTCGCCCAGGGGCCGCGCGAAACCTGTGAGCGGCTGCTCGCCCTGCTCGAGGGCGGCGACACGCCGGGCCGGGTCGACAAGGTGATCGCCGACTGGTCGGACGCGCGCGAGCGCATCACCGGATTCGACGAGCGCTAG
- a CDS encoding vitamin K epoxide reductase family protein, translating into MTATAPDAVASTVSPVDRQAGLAVPRASAVWVLIAGVVGLVAAATLTIEKIELLIDPSYTPSCSLNPVLSCGSVMVTPQAALFGFPNPLIGIAAFTVVTVTGVLAVANVRLPRWYWSGLAVGTLLGTVFVHWLIFQSLYRIGALCPYCMVVWAVTIPLLVVTASIALQPATGDHADAGNAVARGVHQWRWSLTALWFTALILLILVRFWDYWSTLL; encoded by the coding sequence ATGACCGCCACCGCACCCGACGCCGTCGCGTCGACCGTCTCCCCGGTCGACCGGCAGGCCGGGCTCGCGGTCCCCAGGGCGAGTGCGGTGTGGGTGCTCATCGCCGGCGTGGTGGGTCTGGTGGCCGCGGCCACGCTCACCATCGAGAAGATCGAGCTGCTGATCGATCCCTCCTACACCCCGTCGTGCTCGCTGAACCCGGTGCTGTCGTGCGGTTCGGTGATGGTGACCCCGCAGGCCGCGCTGTTCGGCTTCCCCAACCCGCTCATCGGCATCGCGGCCTTCACGGTCGTCACGGTGACCGGTGTGCTGGCCGTCGCGAACGTCCGGTTGCCGCGCTGGTACTGGTCCGGCCTGGCCGTCGGCACCCTGCTCGGCACGGTGTTCGTGCACTGGCTGATCTTCCAGAGCCTCTACCGCATCGGCGCGCTGTGCCCCTACTGCATGGTGGTGTGGGCGGTGACGATTCCGCTGCTGGTCGTGACGGCGTCGATCGCGCTGCAGCCGGCCACCGGGGACCACGCCGACGCGGGCAACGCGGTCGCCCGCGGGGTTCACCAGTGGCGGTGGTCGCTGACCGCGTTGTGGTTCACGGCGCTGATCCTGCTCATCCTGGTGCGGTTCTGGGATTACTGGTCGACCCTTCTGTGA
- the coaD gene encoding pantetheine-phosphate adenylyltransferase, with product MSGAVCPGSFDPVTLGHVDIFERAAAQFDEVIVAVLVNPNKKGMFTLDERIEMIAESTAHLPNLRIESGQGLVVDFVRARGLSAIVKGLRSSTDFEYELQMAQMNKHVAGVDTFFVASTPRYSFVSSSLAKEVATLGGDVSALLPDAVNVRLQAKLRG from the coding sequence ATGAGTGGCGCGGTGTGTCCTGGATCGTTCGACCCGGTGACCCTCGGCCACGTCGACATCTTCGAACGCGCTGCGGCCCAGTTCGACGAGGTGATCGTCGCGGTGCTGGTCAACCCGAACAAGAAGGGCATGTTCACCCTCGACGAGCGGATCGAGATGATCGCGGAGTCGACCGCCCACCTGCCGAACCTGCGGATCGAATCCGGCCAGGGCCTGGTCGTCGACTTCGTCCGCGCCCGGGGGCTCTCGGCGATCGTCAAGGGACTGCGCAGCAGCACCGACTTCGAGTACGAACTGCAGATGGCGCAGATGAACAAGCACGTCGCCGGCGTGGACACGTTCTTCGTCGCCTCCACCCCCCGGTACTCGTTCGTCTCCTCGTCGCTGGCCAAGGAGGTCGCCACGCTCGGTGGTGACGTCTCGGCGCTGCTGCCCGATGCTGTGAACGTGCGGTTACAGGCCAAATTGCGGGGTTGA